In Aristaeella hokkaidonensis, the following are encoded in one genomic region:
- a CDS encoding TRAP transporter substrate-binding protein, which produces MKKLLGILLALALLLGCTAAFADPITLTYAEVNPVPATLEENAEKGSVVSDVAWAFKTKLEELSAGEIVVDLQGGGVLGSEKDVLANILGGDTSADIVRISAFALNQYGAKKSVFLTLPYVFGSEEHYWKFVKSDLAKEMLAEAKEVGQPWTGLAYGEEGYRHFFSKVDIKTIEDLKGLKIRVSDDPIMTGLLQGLGAAFTPVSFGELYSALQTGVVDCAEQPITNYLSNSFQEVAPYMLRDGHTLGTIELIATDSCFDKLSDEQKAMVQEAADYAMAECEKSVMARQEDAYNKLIEMGCTVNEVEDKSVWQEATKAVLEANIAGMEEIYEAIMALQ; this is translated from the coding sequence ATGAAGAAACTGCTTGGTATCCTGCTGGCCCTGGCTCTGCTGCTGGGCTGCACCGCCGCTTTTGCGGATCCGATTACCCTGACCTATGCTGAAGTGAACCCCGTTCCCGCTACTCTGGAAGAGAACGCTGAGAAGGGCTCTGTCGTCAGCGACGTGGCCTGGGCTTTCAAGACGAAGCTGGAAGAGCTTTCCGCCGGTGAAATCGTTGTTGATCTCCAGGGCGGCGGCGTTCTGGGCAGCGAAAAAGACGTCCTGGCCAACATCCTGGGCGGCGACACTTCCGCTGACATCGTCCGTATCTCCGCTTTCGCACTGAATCAGTATGGCGCAAAGAAGAGCGTGTTCCTGACCCTGCCCTACGTCTTCGGCAGCGAAGAGCACTACTGGAAGTTCGTTAAGAGCGACCTGGCCAAGGAAATGCTGGCTGAAGCCAAAGAAGTTGGTCAGCCCTGGACCGGCCTGGCCTATGGTGAAGAAGGCTATCGTCACTTCTTCTCCAAGGTTGACATCAAGACCATTGAAGACCTGAAGGGCCTGAAGATCCGCGTGTCTGACGACCCGATCATGACCGGCCTGCTGCAGGGCCTGGGCGCCGCTTTCACTCCCGTTTCCTTCGGTGAACTGTACAGCGCGCTTCAGACCGGTGTTGTGGACTGCGCTGAACAGCCCATCACCAACTACCTGTCCAACTCCTTCCAGGAAGTTGCTCCCTACATGCTCCGTGACGGCCACACCCTGGGCACCATCGAACTGATCGCTACCGATTCCTGCTTCGACAAGCTGAGCGATGAGCAGAAGGCTATGGTTCAGGAAGCTGCCGATTACGCGATGGCTGAATGCGAGAAGTCCGTTATGGCCCGTCAGGAAGATGCTTACAACAAGCTGATCGAAATGGGCTGCACTGTCAACGAAGTGGAAGACAAGAGCGTCTGGCAGGAAGCTACCAAGGCTGTTCTGGAAGCGAATATCGCTGGCATGGAAGAAATCTATGAAGCGATCATGGCGCTGCAGTAA
- a CDS encoding TRAP transporter small permease, producing MPTIFKKLEKIKPVYDWTYKIMLFICKLLLIGDIIITSVTVAGRYFPFFTAPHWGEEMVLTLMVYMAVLSATLAIRKRSHIRMTAFDKYLPKKVLLTLDLLADIAVMALGVVLLIEGLDVIKPTGNIARFAKYSSLPNLSQIWMYLPVAVAGVSMVIFELEQVFLHIEEFFVPQTEKKEVQA from the coding sequence ATGCCAACCATTTTTAAGAAGCTGGAAAAGATCAAGCCCGTCTATGACTGGACTTACAAGATCATGCTGTTTATCTGCAAGCTTCTCCTGATCGGAGATATCATCATTACCTCTGTTACTGTAGCCGGCCGCTATTTCCCCTTCTTTACAGCCCCGCACTGGGGTGAAGAAATGGTCCTGACTCTGATGGTCTACATGGCGGTCCTTTCCGCTACGCTGGCAATCCGCAAGCGCAGCCACATCCGCATGACGGCTTTTGATAAGTACCTGCCAAAGAAAGTGCTGCTCACGCTGGACCTGCTGGCAGACATTGCGGTGATGGCGCTTGGCGTGGTACTGCTGATCGAAGGGCTGGATGTGATCAAACCCACCGGCAATATTGCAAGATTTGCCAAGTACTCCTCCCTGCCGAACCTGAGCCAGATCTGGATGTACCTGCCCGTGGCTGTAGCCGGTGTGAGTATGGTTATTTTTGAACTTGAACAGGTATTCCTGCATATAGAAGAATTCTTTGTACCCCAGACTGAGAAGAAGGAGGTGCAGGCATAA
- a CDS encoding TRAP transporter large permease, producing the protein MDAETLSTIILLGSFLLMVFLRFPIAYSVGISTVLCLISMGQKLSVLPMQMVRGVWSFSLMAVPFFITMGVLMGSGGISEKLIALANSIVGWMRGGLAMVNIVASYFFGGISGSASADTASLGSILIPMMVDEGYDVDFSTAVTITSSCEGLLVPPSHNMVIYATTAGGISVGALFMAGYLPGALLAIALMVGSYIISVKRNYPKGEKFSIKNFVKQLGKSIWALLAVLIVVVGVVGGVFTATESAAIAVIYSLFVSVFIYKGLTWKGVWKSFESCIDTLAIVLILIAMSGAFGYCLTNLHVPAKAAALITGISNSPIITALLLNVILLVLGMIMDMAPIILIATPILLPVATSIGLSPIQFGIMVVLNCGIGLLTPPVGAVLFIGSAVAKRPMEKVVRATMPFYLCMVAALILITFIPQISLWLPQLFGYSV; encoded by the coding sequence ATGGATGCTGAAACCTTATCCACGATTATTCTGCTCGGCAGTTTCCTGCTGATGGTTTTCCTGCGCTTCCCCATTGCGTACTCTGTTGGTATTTCCACGGTACTGTGCCTGATTTCCATGGGCCAGAAACTGAGCGTCCTGCCCATGCAGATGGTGCGCGGCGTATGGTCCTTCAGCCTGATGGCTGTGCCGTTCTTTATCACAATGGGCGTGCTGATGGGCTCCGGAGGCATTTCGGAGAAGCTGATTGCACTGGCCAACTCCATTGTCGGATGGATGCGCGGCGGCCTGGCAATGGTGAACATCGTTGCGTCCTACTTTTTCGGCGGCATTTCCGGATCTGCTTCCGCAGATACGGCATCCCTGGGCTCCATCCTGATCCCCATGATGGTGGATGAAGGCTATGACGTGGACTTTTCAACTGCTGTGACCATCACTTCCTCCTGCGAGGGACTGCTGGTTCCGCCCAGCCACAATATGGTTATTTACGCCACTACAGCCGGCGGTATCTCGGTCGGCGCGCTGTTTATGGCAGGCTATCTGCCCGGCGCCCTGCTGGCTATAGCCCTGATGGTGGGATCCTATATTATTTCTGTGAAGCGGAATTATCCCAAGGGGGAGAAATTCTCCATCAAAAACTTCGTCAAACAGCTGGGCAAGAGCATCTGGGCCCTGCTGGCGGTGCTGATCGTGGTTGTCGGCGTTGTGGGCGGCGTGTTTACCGCTACTGAATCCGCTGCTATCGCGGTCATCTACTCATTGTTTGTATCTGTGTTCATTTACAAGGGACTGACCTGGAAAGGCGTCTGGAAGAGCTTTGAGAGCTGTATCGATACGCTGGCCATTGTGCTGATCCTGATTGCCATGTCCGGCGCTTTCGGATACTGCCTGACCAACCTGCATGTTCCCGCAAAAGCTGCTGCGCTGATTACCGGCATTTCCAACAGCCCCATTATCACTGCACTGCTGCTGAACGTGATCCTGCTGGTACTGGGCATGATCATGGATATGGCGCCGATCATCCTGATTGCAACACCAATCCTGCTGCCTGTGGCTACGTCTATCGGCCTCAGCCCGATCCAGTTTGGTATCATGGTTGTGCTTAACTGCGGTATCGGCTTGCTGACTCCGCCGGTCGGAGCTGTGCTGTTTATCGGTTCCGCCGTGGCAAAACGTCCTATGGAAAAGGTGGTCCGGGCGACCATGCCGTTCTATCTCTGCATGGTTGCCGCGTTGATCCTGATTACCTTCATTCCGCAGATCAGCCTCTGGCTGCCGCAACTGTTCGGATACAGTGTGTGA
- a CDS encoding MFS transporter translates to MDPSRRRLLLTCFYAFFCSGMVSLMLGSAMPDLKRSWGLSDSFSGVLLSAHSIGNMVAGFVSGIVPFWLGRRRSIALLASLAFLGMTLMAVTGAPGLLFAAFVLTGVGRGSVTNFNNHTVNVLTDGSPAAANILHACFAVGAITAPMAFLLLSRIAAWQAGLFFVVLCGVAAVFLFFRSQVPDDRPDRKQKEARTMAFLKEPAFLVFAGMMFCYICSEYAINGWLVTYLQHKQSLFTAMGEGGIAAYSQSMATLLWAVILAGRLTCAWLSRKVSQKILMFVASIGMAACFAGMLLASAVPVVTGCIAGMGFCMAGICPMIYSDAVHYTNTYPLATGTLLAFGATGGILMPALVGFLAQSGGFEMSMTAILVSIVLLTVFSAVNTRMKTRKGVSET, encoded by the coding sequence ATGGATCCTTCCCGCCGCCGGTTGCTGCTGACGTGCTTTTACGCGTTTTTCTGCAGCGGTATGGTTTCCCTGATGCTCGGATCCGCCATGCCGGATCTCAAACGCAGCTGGGGACTGTCAGATTCCTTCAGCGGGGTGCTGCTGTCCGCTCATTCGATCGGCAACATGGTTGCCGGATTTGTTTCGGGTATTGTGCCCTTCTGGCTGGGACGCCGCCGGTCCATTGCTCTTCTGGCCTCCCTGGCTTTCCTGGGGATGACCCTGATGGCCGTTACCGGTGCTCCGGGCCTTCTTTTCGCAGCTTTTGTGCTTACGGGTGTTGGACGTGGCTCCGTTACGAATTTCAACAACCACACGGTGAACGTCCTGACTGACGGCAGCCCCGCGGCAGCCAATATTCTGCATGCGTGCTTTGCCGTCGGTGCCATTACCGCACCGATGGCCTTTCTTCTGCTGAGCCGCATTGCAGCCTGGCAGGCCGGACTCTTTTTTGTGGTGCTGTGCGGCGTGGCGGCAGTATTCCTGTTTTTCCGTTCGCAGGTGCCGGATGACCGTCCGGACAGGAAGCAGAAAGAGGCACGGACAATGGCGTTCCTGAAAGAGCCGGCTTTTCTGGTTTTCGCCGGAATGATGTTCTGCTATATCTGCAGCGAATATGCTATTAACGGATGGCTGGTTACCTACCTGCAGCATAAGCAGTCGCTCTTCACTGCCATGGGTGAGGGAGGCATTGCCGCTTACAGCCAGTCCATGGCGACCCTTCTGTGGGCGGTGATCCTGGCGGGACGGTTGACATGTGCCTGGCTTTCCCGGAAAGTATCCCAGAAGATCCTGATGTTTGTCGCGTCGATCGGAATGGCCGCCTGTTTCGCCGGAATGCTGTTGGCGTCAGCTGTTCCGGTGGTGACGGGGTGTATTGCGGGCATGGGATTCTGCATGGCCGGGATCTGCCCCATGATCTATTCCGACGCCGTGCACTATACCAACACCTATCCGCTGGCGACGGGAACCCTGCTGGCCTTTGGAGCGACAGGCGGTATCCTGATGCCTGCCCTGGTTGGATTCCTTGCGCAAAGCGGCGGATTTGAGATGAGCATGACCGCTATCCTGGTGTCGATTGTTCTTCTGACGGTGTTTTCCGCCGTCAATACCCGAATGAAAACAAGAAAGGGAGTATCCGAAACATGA
- the uxuA gene encoding mannonate dehydratase, with translation MKMTFRWYGSQSDPIPLKYIKQIPGMTGLMGLLEKPAGVDWPEEEFIALKKEVNEAGLEIEVIESVNVHEDIKTGLGRRDEYIANYISTIRMLAKHGVKVIIYNFMPVFDWLRTDLARVIPEDGSNSLYFDEKDLGEMGPLEIVRRTASGSKGFSLPGWEPERLALLETTLKQYEGMTPDGLRKNFKYFLDAVIPVCEEVGVRMACHPDDPAWPIFGLPRITHSQEDFDKMVKLHDSPANTLCLCTGSLGSNPDNDIPAAIRHFGKMDRIGAMHVRNVKYLGYHHFREASHLSSTGDLDVYEIMKAIHETCPDTYIRPDHGRMIWDEQGRPGYGLYDRALGVAYLNGLWEAIEKNEK, from the coding sequence ATGAAAATGACATTTCGCTGGTATGGAAGCCAGTCTGATCCGATTCCGCTGAAGTACATCAAACAGATTCCCGGCATGACTGGTCTGATGGGTCTGCTGGAGAAACCCGCCGGTGTGGACTGGCCGGAAGAAGAGTTTATTGCTCTGAAAAAGGAAGTAAACGAAGCGGGACTCGAGATCGAAGTCATTGAATCAGTGAATGTTCATGAGGACATCAAGACCGGCCTGGGACGGCGGGATGAGTATATCGCCAACTACATTTCCACGATCCGGATGCTGGCAAAACATGGTGTGAAAGTGATCATCTACAACTTCATGCCTGTTTTCGACTGGCTGCGTACGGACCTGGCCCGGGTGATTCCGGAAGATGGAAGCAACAGCCTGTATTTTGACGAGAAGGACCTGGGTGAGATGGGCCCGCTGGAAATCGTCCGCAGAACCGCTTCCGGAAGCAAAGGATTCTCCCTGCCCGGCTGGGAACCGGAACGGCTGGCCCTGCTGGAGACAACCCTGAAGCAGTATGAAGGGATGACTCCGGACGGACTGAGGAAGAACTTCAAGTATTTCCTGGATGCTGTGATTCCGGTGTGCGAGGAAGTGGGTGTGCGGATGGCCTGCCATCCGGATGATCCGGCCTGGCCGATCTTCGGACTGCCGCGGATTACCCACAGCCAGGAGGATTTCGACAAGATGGTGAAGCTGCATGACAGCCCCGCCAATACCCTGTGCCTGTGCACCGGTTCTCTCGGATCCAATCCTGACAACGATATTCCGGCAGCGATCCGTCACTTCGGAAAGATGGACCGTATCGGCGCCATGCATGTGCGCAACGTCAAATACCTGGGCTACCATCACTTCCGGGAAGCTTCCCATCTGTCCTCTACCGGCGACCTGGATGTGTATGAAATCATGAAAGCCATCCATGAGACCTGCCCGGATACCTACATCCGGCCGGACCACGGACGTATGATCTGGGATGAGCAGGGCCGCCCCGGCTACGGCCTGTATGACCGTGCCCTCGGTGTGGCCTACCTGAACGGCCTGTGGGAAGCAATAGAAAAGAATGAAAAATGA
- a CDS encoding mannitol dehydrogenase family protein produces MRVSLENLKDRAGWEKAGVRLPAFDISAMKQKTEEAPMWVHFGAGNIFRAFIAVLQQRLLDAGLSDRGIIAADTFDVDNIRMIYGGYDNLTLSVTLNADATIDKEIVASVSEAVVAQPGEQADYARLLRAFAAPSLQMISFTITEKGYALRQIDGNYQKVVEEDLKNGPEKARHAMTIVTALLYHRYQNGKLPLAVVSMDNCSHNGEKLQSSILEVAKAWQVNGFVPKDFVKWLSDESQVSFPWSMIDKITPRPAPEVQRMLEEAGIEAVAPLETSRGTFVAPFVNAEKAQYLVVEDKFPNGRPPLEKAGVYFTDRETVNKTERMKVTTCLNPLHTALAVYGCLLGYTLIREEMKDEDLVKLIRRLGYQEGLPVVTDPGILSPKAFIDEVVEERLPNPFMPDAPQRIATDTSQKVGIRFGETIKSYLAENRSMDQLVALPLAIAGWLRYLLGVDDAGNAMPLSGDPLLEELRAMLSGIELGKPETCGDKLKPILSNPMIFGSDLTRCELGERITGYFLEEIQGPGAVRETLKKTLTD; encoded by the coding sequence ATGAGGGTAAGTCTGGAGAATCTGAAGGATCGGGCCGGCTGGGAGAAGGCCGGGGTGCGCCTGCCGGCGTTTGATATCAGCGCTATGAAGCAGAAGACGGAAGAAGCACCTATGTGGGTGCACTTCGGCGCGGGAAACATTTTCCGTGCGTTCATTGCCGTGCTGCAGCAGCGGCTGCTGGATGCCGGTCTTTCAGACCGGGGTATTATCGCCGCGGATACCTTTGACGTGGACAACATCCGGATGATTTACGGCGGATATGATAACCTGACACTGAGCGTGACCCTGAACGCGGACGCGACCATCGACAAGGAAATCGTGGCATCCGTTTCGGAAGCGGTGGTTGCCCAGCCCGGGGAACAGGCGGATTATGCCCGGCTGCTGCGGGCCTTTGCCGCCCCTTCTCTCCAGATGATCAGCTTTACGATTACTGAAAAGGGCTATGCCCTGCGACAGATTGACGGAAACTACCAGAAGGTGGTGGAAGAAGACCTGAAGAACGGACCGGAAAAGGCCCGCCATGCCATGACGATTGTAACAGCGCTGCTGTATCACCGGTACCAGAACGGGAAGCTTCCGCTGGCAGTGGTGAGCATGGACAACTGCAGCCACAACGGGGAAAAACTGCAGAGCAGTATCCTGGAGGTGGCCAAGGCCTGGCAGGTGAACGGCTTTGTACCGAAGGACTTTGTGAAGTGGCTTTCGGACGAAAGCCAGGTATCCTTCCCTTGGAGCATGATCGACAAGATTACGCCCAGGCCCGCTCCTGAGGTTCAGCGGATGCTTGAGGAAGCAGGCATTGAAGCTGTGGCTCCGCTGGAAACGTCCCGGGGGACTTTTGTGGCGCCGTTTGTGAACGCGGAGAAAGCCCAGTACCTGGTGGTGGAAGACAAGTTCCCCAACGGCCGTCCGCCTCTGGAAAAAGCCGGTGTGTATTTTACAGACCGGGAGACAGTGAACAAGACGGAACGGATGAAGGTGACCACCTGCCTGAACCCGCTGCATACCGCCCTTGCGGTTTATGGCTGCCTGCTGGGCTATACCCTGATCCGGGAAGAGATGAAGGACGAGGACCTGGTGAAGCTGATCCGCCGGCTGGGATACCAGGAAGGACTGCCGGTTGTGACGGATCCGGGAATCCTCAGCCCCAAAGCTTTCATTGACGAAGTGGTGGAGGAACGGCTGCCCAATCCCTTCATGCCTGACGCCCCGCAGCGGATTGCGACAGACACCTCCCAGAAGGTGGGAATCCGCTTCGGTGAAACCATCAAGAGCTACCTGGCGGAGAACCGTTCCATGGATCAGCTGGTAGCCCTGCCGCTGGCGATTGCGGGCTGGCTCCGGTATCTGCTGGGTGTGGATGACGCAGGCAATGCCATGCCATTGTCCGGAGATCCGCTGCTGGAGGAGCTGCGGGCCATGCTGTCCGGAATCGAGCTCGGAAAGCCTGAAACCTGCGGCGACAAGCTGAAACCGATTCTGTCCAATCCCATGATTTTCGGCAGCGACCTGACCCGGTGCGAACTGGGAGAACGGATTACCGGATACTTCCTGGAAGAAATCCAGGGTCCCGGCGCTGTACGTGAAACCCTGAAGAAAACACTGACCGACTGA
- a CDS encoding tagaturonate reductase: protein MAQLNYQVLKESGYDGFVLEQAPEKVMQFGEGNFLRAFVDNFIDIANEKAGFNGKVVLVQPIAQGLTELINQQEGLYTLYLRGSEKGEKVDQKRVISAVSRCINPYENWEKVLETARSGELEIIVSNTTEAGIVHDTESTFDQVPPVSFPAKLTRVLYERFTAGRKGIIMLSCELIDNNGKELLRCVNQYIDDWKLSEDFRRWVNEENIFCSTLVDRIVPGRIRDPKEVESLNAKNGYEDPLTDVGEVFGIWVIEGPQELEDRLPFRKAGVPVIVVPDVTPYKKRKVRILNGAHTGFVPGAYLAGFDIVRDCMHDDTVRGYMNRMLYEEVIPTLPLDKKDLEEFAQAVQDRFNNPFVNHELMSISLNSTSKWRARNMPTFLDYVKEKGSLPICLTTSFAAYAAFYSNDVQALTEQGLICRRPKGNEYTVSDDRYVLEFFYSHRNDSPEELIHAVMTNTEMWGMDLTTVAGFEEAAGRILKTIREEGALKAFGECLE, encoded by the coding sequence ATGGCACAGTTGAATTATCAGGTGCTGAAAGAGTCCGGATACGACGGATTTGTGCTGGAACAGGCACCGGAAAAGGTGATGCAGTTCGGCGAGGGGAATTTCCTTCGCGCCTTTGTGGACAACTTCATCGATATCGCAAATGAGAAAGCCGGGTTTAACGGAAAAGTGGTGCTGGTTCAGCCCATCGCCCAGGGCCTGACAGAGCTGATCAATCAGCAGGAAGGCCTGTATACCCTGTATCTCCGGGGCAGCGAAAAGGGCGAGAAGGTGGACCAGAAACGGGTCATCTCTGCCGTGAGCCGGTGCATCAATCCCTATGAGAACTGGGAGAAGGTGCTGGAAACGGCCCGGAGCGGGGAACTTGAGATCATCGTTTCAAACACCACGGAAGCGGGTATTGTCCACGATACGGAGAGTACCTTTGATCAGGTGCCGCCGGTTTCATTCCCGGCCAAGCTGACCAGGGTGTTGTATGAACGGTTTACCGCCGGGCGGAAGGGTATCATCATGCTCAGCTGTGAACTGATCGACAACAACGGAAAAGAGCTGCTCCGCTGCGTGAACCAGTATATTGACGACTGGAAGCTGAGCGAGGATTTCCGACGCTGGGTGAATGAGGAGAATATCTTCTGTTCCACGCTGGTGGACCGGATCGTTCCCGGGCGGATCCGCGATCCCAAAGAGGTGGAAAGCCTGAACGCAAAGAACGGATACGAGGATCCGCTGACGGACGTGGGTGAGGTTTTCGGAATCTGGGTGATTGAAGGACCGCAGGAACTCGAGGACCGACTCCCGTTCAGGAAGGCCGGTGTGCCGGTAATCGTGGTACCGGACGTGACTCCCTATAAGAAACGCAAGGTACGAATCCTGAACGGCGCCCATACCGGTTTCGTACCCGGAGCCTATCTGGCCGGGTTTGACATTGTACGAGACTGCATGCATGATGATACCGTGCGTGGATATATGAACCGGATGCTGTATGAGGAAGTGATTCCGACCCTGCCCCTGGACAAAAAGGACCTGGAAGAGTTTGCACAGGCTGTGCAGGACCGGTTCAACAATCCTTTTGTCAATCATGAGCTGATGAGCATCAGCCTGAATTCCACCAGCAAATGGCGGGCACGGAATATGCCGACATTCCTGGACTATGTAAAGGAAAAGGGAAGCCTGCCGATCTGCCTGACGACCAGTTTCGCAGCATATGCCGCGTTCTACTCCAACGACGTACAGGCGCTGACGGAGCAGGGCCTGATTTGCCGCCGGCCGAAGGGCAACGAGTACACAGTGAGCGACGACCGGTATGTGCTGGAGTTTTTCTACAGCCATCGGAACGATTCTCCGGAGGAACTGATCCATGCGGTCATGACCAACACGGAGATGTGGGGAATGGACCTGACCACGGTGGCAGGCTTCGAAGAAGCCGCGGGCAGGATCCTGAAAACGATCCGGGAAGAAGGCGCACTGAAAGCATTCGGGGAATGCCTGGAATAA
- a CDS encoding UxaA family hydrolase, which yields MTMLCMEKDMNEMVRITPRDMVAVALKPLKAGETVSWGTGKLTLKDDLPMGHKAALRDIRKGEAVIKYGYPIGEATEDIPAGGHVHVHNLHTLLSGEKEYEWHPVYPRQEKEEPVSFMGYPRKNGKPGIRNELWILPTVGCVNDVAKALAREAQKLAGGAVEGVYAFSHPYGCSQLGDDQDNTRKVLAALATHPNAGGVLLLGLGCENSGIEQIKPFMKDYDESRIRFLVSQDCEDEQEAGMKLLEELAERMRRDERVPCPADQLTIGLKCGGSDGLSGITANPAIGVFSDRLTAMGGATILTEVPEMFGAETILMDRCESEELFRKTVGLINDFKAYFESYHMPVYENPSPGNKAGGITTLEDKALGCTQKSGSSPVKGVLAYGEQAVTAGLNLLSAPGNDLVASTALAVSGAQMVLFSTGRGTPFGCPVPTLKIASNTPLAQKKRNWIDFDAGRLLTGMTLEELGGELLDTVMRIASGEKTRGEINGFHDLAIFKQGITL from the coding sequence ATGACGATGCTTTGCATGGAGAAAGACATGAACGAAATGGTGCGGATTACGCCCCGGGATATGGTGGCGGTGGCACTGAAACCGCTGAAAGCCGGCGAAACCGTTTCCTGGGGAACCGGTAAGCTCACCCTGAAGGATGACCTGCCGATGGGCCATAAAGCGGCCCTGCGGGATATCCGGAAAGGGGAGGCGGTCATCAAGTACGGTTATCCTATCGGAGAAGCCACAGAGGATATTCCGGCAGGTGGGCACGTACATGTCCATAACCTGCATACGCTGCTGTCCGGGGAAAAAGAATATGAGTGGCATCCCGTGTATCCCCGGCAAGAAAAAGAAGAGCCGGTTTCCTTCATGGGGTATCCCCGGAAGAACGGGAAACCGGGCATCCGGAATGAACTGTGGATCCTGCCGACAGTGGGCTGCGTAAATGACGTGGCGAAGGCGCTTGCCCGGGAGGCGCAGAAACTGGCCGGCGGCGCGGTGGAGGGCGTGTATGCCTTCTCCCATCCATACGGATGCAGCCAGCTGGGAGATGACCAGGACAATACACGGAAAGTGCTGGCGGCGCTGGCAACACATCCCAATGCCGGCGGCGTGCTGCTGTTGGGACTGGGCTGCGAAAACAGCGGGATTGAACAGATCAAACCTTTCATGAAGGATTATGATGAAAGCCGGATCCGCTTCCTGGTGAGCCAGGACTGTGAGGATGAGCAGGAAGCGGGCATGAAGCTGCTGGAAGAACTGGCGGAACGGATGCGCCGGGATGAGCGGGTTCCCTGTCCGGCAGATCAGCTGACGATCGGCCTCAAGTGCGGCGGATCGGACGGGCTGTCCGGTATCACAGCCAACCCGGCAATCGGCGTATTCAGCGACAGGCTGACCGCTATGGGCGGAGCCACGATCCTGACTGAAGTGCCGGAAATGTTTGGCGCTGAGACTATCCTGATGGACCGGTGCGAGAGCGAGGAACTGTTCCGGAAAACCGTGGGTCTGATCAATGATTTCAAGGCGTACTTTGAGAGCTATCATATGCCGGTATATGAGAATCCTTCTCCGGGCAACAAGGCTGGCGGTATCACTACCCTGGAGGACAAGGCGCTGGGCTGCACCCAGAAGAGCGGAAGCTCGCCGGTGAAAGGCGTGCTGGCTTACGGAGAACAGGCGGTAACGGCGGGCCTGAACCTGCTTTCTGCACCGGGAAACGACCTGGTGGCTTCCACCGCCCTGGCGGTTTCAGGGGCACAGATGGTGCTCTTTTCCACCGGCAGGGGAACGCCTTTCGGCTGCCCTGTGCCGACGCTGAAGATTGCATCCAATACTCCGTTGGCACAGAAGAAACGGAACTGGATCGACTTTGACGCGGGAAGGCTGCTGACAGGCATGACGCTGGAAGAACTGGGCGGAGAACTGCTGGACACCGTGATGCGGATTGCTTCCGGTGAAAAGACCAGGGGAGAAATCAACGGGTTCCATGACCTGGCGATCTTCAAACAGGGAATAACGCTTTGA
- a CDS encoding bifunctional 4-hydroxy-2-oxoglutarate aldolase/2-dehydro-3-deoxy-phosphogluconate aldolase has product MTEMMKKLKGIGIVPVVVLDSAEDALPLAERLMAGGLPCAEVTFRTAAAEESIRRMAKAFPEMIIGAGTVLTTEQADRAIDAGATFIVSPGFNPKVTEHVLKKGVPMTPGVCTPTEIEAALQFDLDVLKFFPAEPAGGLKMIKALAAPYVGLNFMPTGGINAENVRDYLAYDRIVACGGSWMVSGKLVKAGQFDEIERLVREAAGIVKEIRG; this is encoded by the coding sequence ATGACAGAAATGATGAAGAAACTGAAGGGAATCGGTATTGTGCCGGTTGTGGTGCTGGACAGCGCTGAAGATGCGCTGCCGCTGGCGGAACGGCTGATGGCCGGCGGACTGCCCTGCGCGGAAGTGACCTTCCGGACCGCAGCGGCGGAGGAATCCATCCGGAGAATGGCCAAAGCCTTCCCGGAAATGATTATCGGCGCGGGCACCGTGCTGACCACGGAACAGGCGGACCGGGCGATTGACGCAGGCGCTACGTTTATTGTCAGCCCCGGATTTAATCCGAAGGTTACGGAGCATGTGCTGAAAAAGGGTGTTCCGATGACTCCCGGCGTATGCACTCCTACGGAGATTGAAGCAGCGCTGCAGTTTGACCTGGACGTGCTGAAGTTCTTCCCGGCGGAACCGGCCGGCGGCCTGAAGATGATCAAGGCCCTGGCGGCACCGTATGTAGGCCTGAACTTTATGCCCACCGGCGGCATCAACGCGGAGAATGTGCGGGATTACCTGGCTTATGACCGGATTGTGGCCTGCGGCGGCAGCTGGATGGTCAGCGGCAAGCTGGTGAAAGCCGGACAGTTCGATGAGATTGAACGGCTGGTTCGTGAAGCGGCCGGCATTGTGAAAGAAATCAGGGGGTAA